The Mauremys reevesii isolate NIE-2019 linkage group 1, ASM1616193v1, whole genome shotgun sequence genome segment CATCCCTTTATGACtaaagagccggagcagcctgtcccggatctgtttggtcctcaccctatagatgatggggtttagcatggggggcaccaggaggtACATGTTGGCAATGAGAAcatggaaatgcaggggcacacTGTGGCCAAACCGGTGTGTGAGTGAGGAGAAGAGAAAGCTTAAgatggcacagaggtgggagctgcaggtctcCAAAgccttgagccgggcgtcctttgcgGGGAGCCTGAAGATGGCCCAGAAgatctgggtataggacacaGAGATAAAAATCATATCCAGACCCTTCACACAGAGTACCACAAAgaggccatagtaactactgacGCGGGTGTCaccacaggccagcttcaccacggctATGTACTCGCAGTAcaagtgggggatgatgttgaTTCTGCAATATGGCGATTGCCtcgccaggaagggatagggcaaTACAACCATGATGCCATGCAGCACCACAGCCAGGCCAATCTTGGCCACCAGAGGGGTTTTCAGGATtctggaatgtctcaggggatggcagatggccacgtagcgatcaaaagccatggctacgaggatcccagactccatcacGAAGAAggagtgaatgaagtacatctgggtgaagcaggcactgaaatcgatctccctggaattgaaccagaacttactcagcattttgggcacagtggacgtggacaggaccaggtcggtgatggccagcatggagaggaaatagtacatgggcctaTGGAGACTTGGTTCCGTTTTCATGATGAACAGGATGATGAAGTTCCCCAAGACGGTTATGGCGTACATGGCACAGAATGGAATGGCAATCAAGACATGGGCTGgttccaggccaggaatgcccagcaggatgaaggtggacgGGTTGGTGAAGTTGGttttgttggaatctgacatggtgtaggggagaaggtgtccaactctgaggcgTTCTCTGGGCCCCGGGTGATGGTTGCAGTACTAaagcctggatggagagacaatgttaatatgagCCACTACATTCACTATTGGATACTTTTCTCATGGGTGAAGGGGACTGGTTGCTCTACAcccacattttcatttttcagataaatgaattatgaacaactgaTCCTACTAATGCCAATTCCATATTTGATGGTCCTCCTCACATCAATAATTCCTACATGTTGTGGTCTGGGAAACCTTAATATGTACCAGTAGGAAACCCAAGTGTGGTTACTGGTTATCCCTCattgttccttaatgcaatgaAAGCCAGGCTAGAAAGTCCATGCTATTCCCCAGGCACCCGGTTGTTCAATATCtgatattgtaaaaaaaaaaaccaaaaaacaaaaacaacccccccccaaaggttgccaatccatGTACCATGGGGAAACATTCCAAGTAGAACCACCTGTGGGAAAAGACCCGGGAGTCATCGATAGCTGTTCCATGGACACACCTGCTCATTCACAGTAGtggccaaaaaaaagaaaacgTTCAGATgcctaaggaatgggatggagaacaaCGTGCTCTGGAAACGCACTCACTTTTCATCACCCAGTCTCTAGGAAGGATATAGTAGATGGAACGTAGATTTCTCAGACAGGCTGtgagaatgggggaggctgccatatgccgacagactgaaaagtctgggactgtttagtttagagaagccgcaaagaagggggcatatgatagaagAGAACAAAATAACAGAATGAAACTGATTACATTCCAAtggacaaacagagaacagttcccACCCAGTAATATCTATGGACATTTagtgcttcaaaagggctaatttctcAAAGATGACAAATGATCCagaaactgattgggaggaaaaaaatattcagaaaaacGGGAAGGAAAATTCggagttctttaagaagagtGTATAGATAGCTAACAAGCCACAATTGCACATTCAGAAAGTGGAGAACTCATATCAGATGAGATGATGGAATACTTTCTAGTCCATTAGCAGTCAAGGAAGTTGTTAAGCagcatctacagtagaacctgagagttacaaacaccagaaacATCAACTATTAAAaattaaagggaaagttttttaaaaaaaggatttgacaagattaggaaaaaatggaaaatctgGCATGGGATTAGTTAACAAAAAGTCTAAGAATATAATTAATGCGAGTCACCAACAGTGTTCATGGAAACAGGTCTTGCCAAATAAGTTTTCATCGTTTAATGACTGTACACGTTTGGTTGACCAAAGGGACTGCACATGTACAGTAGACTTCGATGTTTCTGAGGCATTTGATGTAGTCGGGGAAAACATTCAGATAAAAACACTATCCAATATCAGTAGAGCACACGTAAAATAgactaaaaactggctaactgacagatctcaggaAGCAGTTGTCAATGGGGCATTGCAGGGAATggaggtgtttctagtggggttctgcagggatctgttctaggcccgatgctattcaatattttcatcagtgatctggatctggaagcaaatagaaaatcactgcagataaaatagCAGAGGACCCAAAATTGGCAGAGTAGTTACATGAGGTAGCCAGGGCAGACACAAATGTTATCATCTCGGAACAGGGAATGCAAAAACGACCCACAGACTCAATCACTGTATTATGGAGTTGagggaccctgaaaaggatttaggggtcactgTTGAAACCAACTCATCGtagtggtgagttggagcaggggaaggattttacctctgcatatgGCATTGAATTccaactggaacaggttcagagacgggctactaggatgatccgaggaatggaaaacctgtcttatgaaaggagactcaatgAGCTTGGCTTGtgtagcctaaccaaaagaaggctgaggggggatatgattgctcttcaTAAATATATCACAGGGATAAATATCAggcagggagaggaattatttaagcttagtaccagtgtggacacaagaacaaatggatataaactggacacta includes the following:
- the LOC120399960 gene encoding olfactory receptor 52R1-like; this encodes MSDSNKTNFTNPSTFILLGIPGLEPAHVLIAIPFCAMYAITVLGNFIILFIMKTEPSLHRPMYYFLSMLAITDLVLSTSTVPKMLSKFWFNSREIDFSACFTQMYFIHSFFVMESGILVAMAFDRYVAICHPLRHSRILKTPLVAKIGLAVVLHGIMVVLPYPFLARQSPYCRINIIPHLYCEYIAVVKLACGDTRVSSYYGLFVVLCVKGLDMIFISVSYTQIFWAIFRLPAKDARLKALETCSSHLCAILSFLFSSLTHRFGHSVPLHFHVLIANMYLLVPPMLNPIIYRVRTKQIRDRLLRLFSHKGM